In Sphingobacterium sp. SYP-B4668, the sequence GTATAGAACATGCGAGCGTAAATATTTTACATAGACGAAACCATCATGAACAGACTACTCACAAGTAAGGACGAATTAGTGGTGCAATCTCTTGCAGATCACCCGGGGTTGAAAATAAGTGAAAAAATGATTCGGATAGCTTTGTCGCCATTAAAAAAATAATTTTGTCCAATGAAATGCCACTCTACCAAAAGCCGCCTAAAAGCGTGAATGAATGAGGGTTGGATATTCCATGCGACAGATGAATAGCAAATTAAGCACCTATGAAAATAAACAAATCCTTATTCTATTTGCTGGCGTCACTCACGATTGCATCTTGCTCAGGAGGGAAGTATGCAGCTACGGAAAAGATCTATAAGAAGAAGGCAAAGGAACTAGCCAAGGTGTATCGAGAAACACCGCCTAAAGAACAGGCCATCTCCAAGATATTGTTGGTTAAGGATAAAGAGTGGGTGGCTTCTACCAATTTTGGTATTCGCAAGCCGAATTATGTTGTTATCCATCATACGGCTCAAAATTCTACGGACCAGACCATCAAGACATTCCATTCTGTAAAGGCTGGTGTGAGCTCACATTATGTGATTGGTAGAGACGGAAAGGTAGTGCAGATGGTAAACGATTATTTTAGGGCACATCATGCGGGGTTGGGAAAATGGGGTAACGATACAGATCTCAACTCGTCATCGATAGGAATCGAGTTGGATAATAATGGGACGACAGATCCGTGGACGGAGGTACAAATGAATAGTCTTACAGAATTGTTGTCTTATCTTAAGAAGGCTTATAATATCCCTCAGGCAAATTTTATCGGTCATATGGACTTGGCTCCCATGCGCAAAAATGACCCTTCTAGATTTCCTTGGAAGCAGTTTGCTGACAAGGGGTTCGGATATT encodes:
- a CDS encoding N-acetylmuramoyl-L-alanine amidase, whose product is MKINKSLFYLLASLTIASCSGGKYAATEKIYKKKAKELAKVYRETPPKEQAISKILLVKDKEWVASTNFGIRKPNYVVIHHTAQNSTDQTIKTFHSVKAGVSSHYVIGRDGKVVQMVNDYFRAHHAGLGKWGNDTDLNSSSIGIELDNNGTTDPWTEVQMNSLTELLSYLKKAYNIPQANFIGHMDLAPMRKNDPSRFPWKQFADKGFGYWYDDYLETPPFDFNPKMALRIIGYDIKNLDAAIKAFKIHYIQKDTNTATLTEEDLKIMYSIYKKFL